In Desulfobulbus oralis, one DNA window encodes the following:
- a CDS encoding glycosyltransferase, giving the protein MNSALKATLKQYYHFHENTGLWQPAQAPPFSYSDGDDQENALLQTVRSLTDRSVFSPELFVHQKDWPSFYHLSPQRTNLLRPLAAHLRNARVLELGCGCGALTRFLGEANALEVCAVEGSARRAEITAARCSSLNNVVVIADQIQNLSEKLGKFDVVTLVGVLEYAAVFDQRDNAALALLQQARSFLKADGFLVLALENKLGLKYFAGVPEEHLNIAWGGIAGAYGRHTAETFSRKQLLQMLQQAGFGLCEQFIPAPDYKLPVSIITPTGIEAAENGWHVGSLLDSSRPFDVPPIFNLPEAWRSVLQAGLLAELANSMCFVAHAEQKAPQSVWEKDVLAFHYGVPPRNEKRYAKCVRFKQGSNTIQVLRKRLEPEMASEGAYRFCPTSESYIEGEEILERGRRVVSRPGWTVQEFCDALKPWMEEIKKNLDAAGTLPPGFVDASPFNARVNQEGTLQFFDQEWHASSRVPFLPVVINHLYCTIDRLGGVRQPNASVPLLYPELILAVLKSFGFSYSLTDLRKAWENPDTLWPYVAKKVHIWTEIQKELSVTPSKSIDIAYAHKELSDSELSVTQQQYFYEKINNFRLKGDRDKLQKILNNVACRYKNMGSVSWRPLLSPEGKHADTIRCQVKTLLNRVIRKKNSQLQQLKQLLQAIPLFDPHFYRQNDPALQLSRSDLVSHYFFYGASEGRNPNPYFFTSWYLAEYPDVAASGLNPFLHFLLYGLAEGRNPNPYFWTTWYLDKNPQVKKQGIHPLVHYQQQGWREDRWPNPYFNPTWYAETYLKANDFCEPLAHFLSHSGEFWYNPNPYFWTSWYLQKYPWIKAMNMHPLQYYIVYGAQEDTSPNPYFDAIWYQQQYSEAINNEIAFTHYLEHSNWKNTNPNPYFDTTWYLEKYPDVKENGLDPLLHFHLFGAKENRCPGPHFDTSWYLDHYPDIKQSGINPLLHFLEFGQFEGRNPNQNFDTGWYLSHYLDQLPTNLSPFLHYLQKGQKQGLLTHDPNQPELTYSVINYHTWYKNFYALNDSDRLLIQKQIAEFSYTPCISLVMTVNESNANFLIAAIESVNKQLYPHWELCIVNVTSTDGSTAAILQKFKSENNRIKIIPCLQKEDRIQAANSALELASGEFVAFLGKDDLLTEDALFWVTEALNRHPDASLIYSDEDTIDENNELKEAYFKSDWDPWLFRSHNLISHLGVYRRKILMDIGGLRTGHEGSQDYALATQAVEHIESSQIIHIPRVLYHSRTNKNIINEQPKGVSQTFTTNTNENQPLASIIIPTRNAEAVVRQCIDSIIQKTIYKNYEIILVDNGSDDNNALIYFKQLADKKLVRLLRYDGIFNYSHINNIAVSEAKGDIVVLLNNDTEIITNNWLSQLVSLALLPGVGAVSAKLLYPNRTIQHSGVILGLGRCAEHVYKGLPKDSNGYHGQAQFLRSYSAVTGACLAVRKAVYKEVGGLDEVNFAVGYNDVDFCLKLREHGYTNLCNPEVVLIHHESISRGKDETPEKITRFWNEISLLKKRWPNVWYHDPAYNPNLTLSESNYSRARIPRTQLSGQHWPAPFTPLWAAPKSPGLRLLLAVPDGSESCRLLMMARQLVQTKRISSYAAAHASKFFEVSPEACAWFDVVCLSSTSEPFMWFERGIKGMLPYLIDIEDLAPFEAAPDLGKDNAVFQNLVHATWLTSPNHDLIHELETLYGLNLQAYSQEIITATPDPPDSGQTAILDAFLHSLLKIRTAEPIPACQIQF; this is encoded by the coding sequence ATGAACAGTGCCCTGAAAGCTACCCTGAAGCAATACTATCACTTTCATGAAAATACCGGGCTTTGGCAGCCTGCTCAAGCTCCCCCCTTTTCCTACTCCGACGGTGACGACCAGGAAAATGCCCTGCTGCAAACCGTGCGCAGCCTGACGGACAGATCTGTCTTTTCTCCGGAACTTTTTGTGCACCAAAAGGATTGGCCCAGCTTCTACCATCTTTCACCGCAGCGCACCAATCTGCTGCGACCGCTCGCGGCGCACCTGCGCAACGCCCGGGTACTGGAGCTGGGTTGCGGCTGCGGCGCACTTACCCGTTTTCTGGGCGAGGCCAATGCCCTTGAGGTCTGTGCCGTAGAGGGCAGTGCCCGACGTGCCGAAATTACCGCTGCCCGTTGCAGCTCCCTGAACAATGTCGTGGTCATTGCCGACCAGATTCAAAATCTTTCGGAGAAGCTGGGCAAGTTTGATGTGGTCACACTGGTTGGTGTGCTGGAATATGCGGCCGTGTTTGACCAGCGTGACAATGCCGCCCTTGCCCTGCTGCAACAGGCCCGCTCATTCCTGAAGGCAGACGGCTTTTTGGTGCTCGCTTTGGAAAACAAACTGGGCCTCAAGTACTTTGCCGGTGTTCCCGAAGAGCATTTAAATATTGCCTGGGGTGGAATAGCAGGAGCGTACGGCAGGCACACGGCGGAAACCTTCAGCCGAAAGCAACTGCTGCAGATGTTGCAACAGGCGGGTTTTGGCCTGTGCGAGCAATTTATCCCCGCCCCCGACTACAAACTGCCTGTCAGCATCATCACGCCAACAGGCATCGAGGCGGCAGAGAATGGCTGGCATGTCGGCTCCCTGCTGGACTCCAGCCGGCCCTTCGATGTCCCGCCCATATTCAATTTGCCTGAAGCCTGGCGCAGTGTGCTGCAGGCGGGGCTGTTGGCCGAACTGGCGAATTCCATGTGCTTTGTGGCCCATGCGGAACAAAAAGCTCCCCAGTCAGTCTGGGAAAAGGATGTGCTGGCCTTTCACTATGGCGTCCCTCCGCGCAACGAAAAAAGATATGCCAAGTGTGTCCGCTTCAAGCAGGGCAGCAATACGATCCAGGTGTTGCGCAAACGCCTTGAGCCGGAGATGGCCAGCGAAGGCGCCTATCGCTTTTGTCCGACCAGCGAATCCTATATCGAAGGGGAAGAAATTCTCGAACGAGGCCGGCGCGTGGTCAGTCGCCCCGGATGGACGGTGCAGGAGTTCTGTGATGCATTGAAGCCCTGGATGGAGGAGATAAAAAAGAATCTGGATGCAGCAGGGACATTGCCGCCAGGATTTGTTGACGCATCTCCCTTTAATGCGCGGGTAAATCAAGAAGGAACCTTGCAGTTTTTTGATCAGGAATGGCATGCAAGCAGCAGAGTGCCGTTCTTACCAGTTGTTATCAATCACCTGTACTGCACAATTGATAGACTGGGGGGAGTGCGTCAGCCAAATGCATCAGTGCCACTGCTTTATCCCGAGCTTATACTGGCAGTTCTGAAATCTTTTGGCTTTTCTTATTCACTGACTGATTTGCGCAAGGCCTGGGAAAATCCTGATACACTTTGGCCGTATGTTGCAAAAAAGGTACATATATGGACAGAAATACAAAAAGAATTATCTGTTACCCCATCGAAATCTATTGATATTGCTTATGCTCATAAAGAATTGAGCGATAGTGAACTCTCTGTCACGCAGCAGCAATATTTTTATGAAAAAATCAATAATTTTAGATTGAAAGGTGATAGAGATAAATTACAGAAAATCCTAAATAACGTTGCCTGTCGCTATAAAAATATGGGCAGCGTTTCATGGCGTCCATTGCTATCTCCTGAAGGCAAACATGCTGATACCATCAGGTGCCAGGTAAAAACCCTTTTAAATCGTGTCATCAGGAAAAAGAATTCACAATTACAGCAGCTTAAACAATTGCTCCAGGCTATACCCCTTTTTGACCCCCACTTTTATCGTCAGAATGACCCTGCTTTGCAGCTGTCCCGGAGTGATTTAGTAAGCCACTATTTTTTTTATGGGGCAAGCGAAGGACGCAACCCAAACCCCTACTTTTTCACATCCTGGTATTTGGCTGAGTACCCGGATGTAGCTGCGAGTGGGTTGAATCCATTCCTGCATTTTCTTTTATACGGTCTTGCCGAAGGACGTAATCCCAATCCATATTTCTGGACAACCTGGTATCTGGATAAAAATCCACAAGTAAAAAAGCAAGGAATTCATCCGCTTGTTCACTACCAACAACAGGGCTGGCGAGAAGATAGATGGCCAAATCCATACTTTAATCCAACATGGTATGCAGAAACTTATCTTAAAGCGAATGATTTCTGCGAGCCTCTTGCTCATTTCTTGAGTCATTCTGGAGAGTTTTGGTATAATCCCAATCCATATTTCTGGACATCCTGGTATTTGCAAAAATATCCCTGGATTAAAGCTATGAATATGCATCCATTACAATACTATATTGTATATGGTGCTCAGGAAGATACCAGTCCAAATCCATACTTTGATGCAATATGGTATCAACAGCAATACTCAGAAGCGATAAACAACGAGATAGCCTTTACCCATTACCTCGAACATTCCAATTGGAAAAATACCAACCCTAATCCATATTTTGATACTACCTGGTATCTCGAAAAATACCCGGACGTCAAAGAAAATGGACTTGATCCATTGCTTCATTTTCACCTGTTTGGGGCAAAGGAGAATCGTTGTCCAGGTCCACACTTTGATACCTCCTGGTATTTAGATCACTATCCAGATATCAAACAAAGTGGCATTAATCCACTTCTGCATTTTCTTGAATTTGGTCAATTTGAGGGGCGCAACCCAAATCAGAACTTTGATACAGGCTGGTATCTCTCCCACTACCTGGATCAGCTACCTACAAACCTATCACCTTTTCTACACTATCTACAAAAGGGGCAAAAACAGGGTCTTTTGACGCACGATCCAAACCAGCCAGAGCTTACATACTCGGTCATAAACTACCATACATGGTATAAAAATTTTTATGCGTTGAATGACAGCGATCGTTTATTGATACAGAAACAAATTGCTGAATTTTCATATACACCCTGCATTTCTCTTGTAATGACTGTAAATGAATCCAATGCCAATTTTCTCATTGCCGCAATTGAATCAGTCAATAAACAGCTTTATCCGCACTGGGAACTCTGTATTGTCAACGTCACATCAACGGATGGATCTACTGCTGCAATTCTACAAAAATTCAAATCAGAAAATAATCGTATAAAGATCATCCCTTGTTTACAAAAAGAAGATAGGATCCAAGCCGCCAACTCTGCATTGGAGCTGGCCTCAGGTGAATTTGTTGCATTTTTAGGTAAAGATGACCTGCTGACAGAAGATGCGCTGTTCTGGGTGACAGAGGCGCTCAACCGCCACCCGGATGCAAGCCTTATCTACTCCGATGAGGATACAATCGATGAGAACAATGAACTGAAAGAAGCCTACTTCAAAAGTGACTGGGACCCATGGCTGTTTCGTTCCCATAACCTGATTTCCCATCTTGGGGTATACCGCCGAAAAATCCTGATGGATATTGGAGGACTTCGTACTGGTCATGAGGGTTCACAAGATTATGCGCTGGCCACACAGGCAGTTGAGCATATTGAATCGTCACAAATTATCCATATTCCGCGTGTTCTATATCACAGTCGCACAAATAAAAATATTATAAACGAGCAGCCCAAAGGGGTTAGTCAAACATTTACAACAAATACCAACGAGAATCAGCCTCTTGCCTCGATTATTATTCCTACTCGTAACGCTGAAGCAGTGGTACGCCAATGTATTGATAGTATCATACAAAAAACCATATACAAAAATTACGAAATTATCCTGGTCGATAATGGCTCTGATGATAACAATGCCTTGATTTATTTTAAACAATTGGCTGACAAGAAACTTGTTCGTTTATTACGATATGATGGAATATTCAACTATTCTCATATTAACAATATTGCTGTATCTGAAGCTAAAGGAGATATTGTAGTACTTCTCAACAACGATACCGAGATTATTACCAATAACTGGTTATCACAACTGGTATCCCTGGCTTTGTTACCTGGAGTTGGCGCGGTTTCCGCCAAACTTCTCTATCCAAATCGTACGATTCAGCATTCCGGAGTGATCTTGGGTCTGGGCAGATGCGCGGAGCATGTTTATAAAGGTTTGCCAAAGGACAGCAATGGCTATCACGGACAGGCGCAGTTTTTACGCTCCTACTCTGCAGTCACTGGTGCATGTCTGGCTGTACGCAAAGCCGTTTATAAGGAAGTTGGCGGTCTCGACGAAGTTAATTTTGCCGTAGGTTATAATGATGTTGATTTCTGTCTGAAATTACGCGAACATGGTTATACGAATCTGTGTAACCCAGAGGTAGTACTTATTCATCATGAATCGATATCCCGTGGAAAGGACGAAACGCCTGAAAAAATAACTCGTTTCTGGAACGAAATCTCCCTGTTGAAAAAACGCTGGCCTAATGTTTGGTATCATGATCCAGCCTATAATCCAAATCTCACCCTGTCTGAGTCCAACTACAGCCGCGCCCGGATCCCCAGGACCCAGTTGAGCGGCCAACATTGGCCTGCCCCCTTTACACCATTGTGGGCAGCCCCCAAAAGCCCAGGCCTGCGACTTTTACTCGCAGTGCCGGATGGCTCGGAAAGCTGTCGCCTTCTCATGATGGCCCGGCAGCTTGTACAGACAAAACGAATCAGTTCGTATGCTGCAGCTCATGCCAGCAAATTTTTTGAGGTCTCGCCCGAAGCATGTGCTTGGTTCGATGTTGTATGTTTGAGCAGTACATCCGAGCCATTCATGTGGTTTGAACGTGGCATCAAGGGAATGCTACCGTATTTAATTGACATAGAAGATCTGGCACCATTTGAAGCAGCACCTGACCTAGGAAAAGATAATGCGGTATTCCAGAATTTAGTGCATGCGACCTGGTTGACTAGCCCAAACCATGATCTCATTCATGAGCTGGAGACACTCTACGGCTTAAATCTGCAGGCCTACAGCCAGGAAATTATCACTGCTACCCCGGATCCACCGGATTCAGGGCAAACAGCTATCCTGGATGCCTTTTTGCATAGCCTCCTGAAAATCCGAACTGCAGAACCAATTCCGGCCTGTCAGATACAGTTTTAG
- a CDS encoding ABC transporter ATP-binding protein, whose protein sequence is MADDIIIDVAHVSKEYRLYARRRDKVLEAIDPRHRCRHTPFPALHDISFTVCRGESLGIMGVNGAGKSTLLKLLCRVITPTMGKVAVNGRISALLELGAGFHPERTGLENLYFQGAIQGFSRRETEAMIPDIVAFADIGDFINQPVKVYSSGMFIRLAFAAAVQVKPDILIVDEALSVGDARFQRRCFARIDEMRTEGVTFLFVSHSTEEIVRQCNRALLLADGEILMDGLPRDVANRYLDILFGRDLAEEAVEKAEITTPQAISADPALCAFLQDSSAEDRFAANPLYNPYEYRWGNGGARILDVMLSSTGDPLHIVAGDTLTLHVKALFLRDFFRPIWGCTIKTKDGVTVYGTNSEINNAQKAGKAVTAGAMAVSSFAFRCDLAPGEYFISLGLATDAGDNPLDRRYDALLLVVHGPTNFFGLGDLHMHIETEC, encoded by the coding sequence ATGGCAGACGATATTATCATAGACGTTGCCCACGTTTCCAAAGAATATCGCCTCTATGCCAGAAGGCGAGACAAGGTGCTGGAGGCCATAGACCCCCGGCATCGATGCCGGCACACTCCTTTCCCCGCCCTGCACGACATTTCCTTTACCGTCTGTCGCGGCGAATCCCTGGGCATCATGGGGGTCAACGGCGCCGGCAAATCGACCCTTCTCAAACTCCTGTGCAGGGTCATTACGCCGACCATGGGCAAGGTGGCGGTCAACGGCCGCATTTCCGCGCTGCTGGAGCTGGGGGCCGGCTTTCACCCGGAGCGCACCGGCTTGGAAAACCTCTATTTTCAGGGCGCAATTCAGGGTTTCAGTCGCAGGGAAACGGAGGCGATGATTCCTGATATCGTGGCCTTTGCCGATATCGGCGATTTCATCAATCAGCCGGTCAAGGTCTATTCCAGCGGCATGTTTATCCGCCTGGCCTTTGCCGCGGCGGTTCAGGTCAAACCGGATATTCTGATCGTAGACGAGGCCTTGAGCGTTGGGGATGCCCGTTTTCAGCGCCGCTGCTTTGCCCGAATCGATGAAATGAGGACAGAGGGCGTGACCTTCCTGTTTGTGAGCCATTCCACAGAGGAAATAGTCAGACAGTGCAACCGCGCCCTGCTGCTGGCCGACGGTGAAATTCTCATGGACGGCCTGCCGCGGGATGTGGCGAACCGGTACCTGGATATTCTGTTTGGCCGTGATCTTGCGGAAGAAGCAGTGGAAAAGGCGGAGATTACGACGCCGCAAGCTATAAGCGCCGATCCCGCCCTGTGTGCCTTTCTGCAAGACAGTTCTGCAGAAGATCGTTTTGCCGCCAACCCGCTCTACAACCCATACGAATACCGCTGGGGCAATGGCGGAGCCAGAATCCTCGACGTTATGCTGAGCTCCACCGGTGATCCCCTGCACATAGTGGCGGGCGATACGCTGACCCTGCATGTCAAGGCGCTTTTCCTGCGCGACTTTTTCCGTCCCATCTGGGGTTGCACCATCAAGACCAAGGACGGCGTCACGGTTTACGGCACCAACTCCGAGATCAATAATGCCCAAAAGGCGGGCAAAGCCGTTACAGCCGGTGCAATGGCCGTCTCCTCCTTTGCCTTCCGCTGCGACCTCGCTCCCGGGGAATACTTCATCTCGCTGGGACTGGCCACCGATGCCGGCGACAATCCGCTGGACAGGCGCTACGATGCTTTGCTGCTCGTGGTGCACGGCCCGACAAACTTTTTTGGCCTGGGCGATCTGCACATGCACATTGAGACAGAATGCTGA
- a CDS encoding ABC transporter permease, with amino-acid sequence MSLLSQAWQVRRNLLSLIYNDFSQNYFSSYLGILWAIIMPLVSIAIMAIVFQVGFRVPPVDASGVPFVAWLTCGMICWQFFAEGLGRGVSAVSSYAFLVRKALFRISFLPPIRICTPLITHCCLMVFMLGVLAFFHIAPCIHWLQWFYYTGALFLLLVGIAFISSSLSIFIPDTNSLIGIGINIGFWATPVFWSPNMVPEQWRWLLHLNPVFYCVQGLRETFLFHRWFWERQLFEHALFWTWTLGTLLLGLLIFKKLRPYFADEL; translated from the coding sequence ATGAGTCTTCTTTCCCAGGCATGGCAAGTCCGCAGGAATCTGCTTTCCCTGATTTACAACGACTTCTCCCAGAACTATTTCAGCTCCTATCTGGGCATTCTGTGGGCCATCATCATGCCGCTTGTCAGCATCGCCATCATGGCGATCGTGTTTCAGGTCGGCTTTCGCGTACCGCCGGTGGATGCCAGCGGAGTGCCCTTTGTGGCCTGGCTGACCTGTGGCATGATCTGCTGGCAGTTTTTTGCCGAGGGTCTGGGCCGCGGCGTCTCGGCAGTCTCCTCATATGCCTTTCTCGTACGCAAGGCCCTGTTTCGCATTTCTTTTCTACCTCCGATTCGCATCTGCACCCCACTCATCACCCACTGCTGTCTGATGGTCTTCATGTTGGGTGTACTGGCATTTTTTCATATTGCTCCCTGCATCCACTGGCTGCAGTGGTTCTATTATACAGGCGCCTTGTTTCTGCTTTTGGTGGGTATTGCCTTCATAAGCTCGTCTCTGTCCATTTTCATTCCGGACACCAACAGCCTCATCGGGATCGGGATCAACATCGGTTTTTGGGCAACGCCGGTCTTCTGGAGCCCGAACATGGTACCGGAACAGTGGCGCTGGCTCCTGCACCTCAATCCTGTCTTCTACTGCGTGCAGGGACTCCGTGAAACCTTTCTCTTTCACCGCTGGTTCTGGGAACGCCAACTGTTCGAGCATGCACTCTTCTGGACCTGGACACTGGGCACCCTGCTGCTTGGCCTCCTCATTTTCAAAAAACTGCGCCCGTACTTTGCCGACGAGCTGTAA
- the galU gene encoding UTP--glucose-1-phosphate uridylyltransferase GalU, giving the protein MKNIRKAVIPVAGLGTRFLPATKAIPKEMLTIVDRPTIQYIVEEAVASGIEQIILVTSSGKQAIENHFDYDFQLDTVLKERNKTQLREELRHISNLIDVTTVRQKEPLGLGHAILMARNLVGDEPFFVLLGDDLVQGKVACCKQMIDLYEQVRTSIVAIQHIPEQDAHQYGIVEGEASEFERAWRVNRMIEKPAPGTSSSDMAIIGRYLLMPDIFDLLEKTTPGHGGEIQLTDALQALAKRQGMFAYEFEGKRYDAGDKLGYLKAVVDFALIHPQLGPAFEEHLKTVCSQLPD; this is encoded by the coding sequence ATGAAAAATATCCGCAAAGCTGTCATCCCGGTTGCCGGTCTGGGTACCCGTTTTCTGCCCGCGACCAAGGCCATTCCCAAGGAAATGCTCACCATTGTCGACCGGCCGACCATTCAGTACATCGTCGAGGAGGCCGTGGCCTCGGGCATCGAGCAGATCATTCTGGTCACCAGCTCTGGCAAGCAGGCCATTGAAAACCATTTCGACTATGATTTCCAGCTCGACACGGTGCTCAAAGAACGCAACAAAACCCAGTTGCGCGAGGAACTGCGTCATATCTCGAACCTGATCGACGTGACCACCGTGCGCCAGAAAGAGCCTCTGGGCCTGGGGCACGCCATCCTGATGGCCCGCAATCTGGTGGGCGACGAGCCCTTTTTCGTGCTCTTGGGCGACGATCTGGTGCAGGGCAAGGTCGCGTGCTGCAAACAGATGATCGATCTGTACGAACAGGTGCGGACCTCTATCGTTGCCATTCAGCATATACCGGAACAGGATGCGCACCAGTACGGCATTGTCGAGGGCGAGGCCAGCGAATTCGAGCGGGCCTGGCGAGTCAACCGCATGATCGAAAAACCGGCGCCTGGCACCTCCAGCTCCGACATGGCGATCATAGGCCGCTACCTGCTGATGCCGGATATCTTCGATCTGCTGGAGAAGACGACACCCGGCCATGGCGGTGAAATCCAGCTGACCGACGCGCTGCAAGCGCTCGCCAAGCGGCAGGGCATGTTTGCCTACGAGTTTGAGGGCAAGCGCTACGATGCGGGCGACAAGCTGGGTTACCTCAAGGCGGTGGTCGATTTTGCCTTGATTCACCCGCAGTTGGGGCCGGCCTTTGAGGAACATCTCAAGACTGTGTGCAGCCAGTTGCCGGACTGA
- the priA gene encoding replication restart helicase PriA has product METGRRLYEVAVAAPLATTLTYAGPIGQDQPLPVGSVVRVPLGGRQVTGYVLGEARPDAGALHKVRPLSEVLGTGPFFPAGLVPFYRWIAQYYHFPVGEVIRTALPLAPGLKTYRRVLVTGLGNEEDILTVAAPASWPWLQRLAAAGQLGSAEVRRLWRNPPERRTLLSLEKRGLVRIVSGFELAGGRAKTEAVLQPEGRLAELLGQGGQAPDASCFDSETAPLRRSECKLLGLFCDLAPSFPDHVVPRAPLRQAYPNHTPALQRLVARGLLSLHQRAVLRDPFAGLQRRPCPVPDLTAAQKSALASMSAAIRAHEFVPFLLFGVTGSGKTEVYLQALDTALALGRSALILVPEITLAAQLERDLHARFGELVAVLHSGMSDGERIDQWQLVLHGQARVVLGARSAVFAPLADLGLVIVDEEHDSSYKQEEGLPYQGRDLAVLRAQLAGCPVVLGSATPALTSYWHTQTGKYQLLHLPARVNPQPLPQVSVVDMKAGQQPSRLFSVQLLAAMRENLAQKQQTLLFLNRRGFATFMQCPDCGHVLECRHCHVALTLHRAQNRLLCHYCGYQLHPDTVCPACGSHRMLGRGFGTERIEEEIAAFFPEARTVRVDSDNKKNRRTMLELMQAMRSRDIDILIGTQIIAKGLHFPHVALVGVLWADAGLSLPDFRAGERTFAQLVQVTGRAGRGETPGRVIIQTCRPDHYAVRLAQQQDYVGLYAEEIELRRQLAYPPLTRLVNVRLSGEHEAEVERGAGAVAAFLRRKAGPVVVLGPAPAPLVKIKDRVRWQLLLKSSDLHALHALCDELCSQKHRLCPRNTTLQVDVDPENML; this is encoded by the coding sequence ATGGAGACCGGCCGCCGGCTCTATGAAGTGGCGGTGGCCGCACCGCTGGCCACCACACTGACCTATGCCGGGCCCATTGGGCAGGATCAGCCTCTGCCGGTGGGCTCTGTCGTGCGGGTTCCGCTGGGCGGGCGGCAGGTGACAGGCTATGTCCTGGGGGAGGCGAGGCCGGATGCGGGTGCGCTCCATAAAGTGCGGCCGCTTTCAGAAGTGCTGGGCACCGGGCCCTTCTTTCCGGCCGGGCTGGTGCCCTTTTACCGCTGGATCGCGCAGTACTATCATTTCCCTGTTGGTGAGGTCATCCGGACTGCCCTGCCGCTGGCGCCGGGCCTGAAGACTTACCGGCGAGTCCTTGTGACCGGGCTGGGCAATGAAGAGGATATCCTGACGGTGGCAGCCCCTGCTTCCTGGCCCTGGCTGCAGAGGCTGGCTGCGGCAGGCCAGCTCGGCAGCGCAGAGGTGCGACGTCTGTGGCGGAATCCACCGGAGCGGCGTACGCTTCTCAGCCTGGAAAAGCGTGGCCTGGTGCGCATTGTCTCGGGCTTTGAGCTTGCCGGCGGCCGTGCCAAGACCGAGGCCGTGCTGCAGCCTGAAGGCCGCCTGGCGGAGCTGCTGGGGCAAGGGGGGCAAGCGCCCGATGCTTCCTGCTTTGACTCTGAGACAGCGCCCCTGCGCAGGAGCGAGTGCAAGCTCCTGGGCCTGTTTTGCGATCTGGCCCCTTCATTTCCCGATCACGTGGTGCCGAGGGCCCCTCTGCGGCAGGCCTATCCAAATCATACCCCGGCTCTGCAGCGGCTTGTGGCCCGCGGCCTCCTGAGCTTGCACCAACGTGCGGTCCTTCGTGATCCCTTTGCCGGCCTTCAGCGGCGGCCCTGTCCAGTCCCTGACCTGACTGCTGCGCAGAAGAGCGCGCTCGCCTCGATGAGCGCAGCCATAAGAGCCCACGAATTTGTTCCTTTTTTACTCTTTGGGGTAACCGGCAGCGGCAAGACGGAAGTCTATCTGCAGGCGCTGGACACCGCCCTGGCTCTGGGGCGAAGCGCCCTGATTCTGGTGCCGGAAATTACCCTGGCCGCACAGCTCGAGCGCGATCTGCACGCCCGCTTCGGAGAGCTTGTGGCCGTACTGCACAGCGGCATGAGCGATGGCGAGCGCATCGACCAGTGGCAGCTGGTGTTGCATGGCCAGGCCAGAGTGGTGCTGGGCGCCCGCTCGGCGGTCTTTGCCCCGCTTGCCGACCTGGGACTGGTCATTGTGGATGAGGAGCACGATTCCTCCTACAAACAGGAAGAGGGCCTGCCGTACCAGGGCCGCGATCTGGCCGTGTTGCGGGCGCAACTGGCCGGCTGCCCGGTGGTTTTGGGCTCGGCCACACCCGCATTGACCAGCTATTGGCACACGCAGACCGGCAAGTACCAGCTTCTGCACCTGCCTGCACGGGTCAACCCGCAGCCATTGCCGCAGGTAAGCGTGGTGGACATGAAAGCCGGCCAGCAACCGAGCCGCCTGTTTTCTGTGCAGCTCCTGGCAGCCATGCGGGAAAATCTGGCCCAGAAGCAGCAAACGCTTCTGTTTCTCAATCGCCGCGGTTTCGCCACCTTTATGCAGTGCCCGGACTGCGGCCATGTGCTTGAATGCCGGCATTGCCATGTTGCCCTGACCCTGCATCGGGCACAGAACCGCCTTTTGTGTCATTACTGCGGTTATCAACTGCATCCGGATACGGTCTGTCCGGCCTGCGGTTCGCACCGGATGCTGGGGCGTGGCTTTGGCACCGAGCGGATCGAGGAGGAAATTGCCGCTTTTTTCCCCGAGGCGCGGACCGTGCGGGTGGACAGTGACAACAAAAAGAACCGGCGCACCATGCTCGAGCTGATGCAAGCCATGCGGAGCCGGGACATCGATATCCTGATCGGTACCCAGATCATTGCCAAGGGCCTGCACTTTCCGCATGTGGCGCTGGTGGGCGTGCTGTGGGCCGATGCCGGGCTGAGTCTGCCGGATTTTCGCGCCGGCGAACGGACTTTTGCCCAGCTCGTGCAGGTGACCGGCAGGGCAGGGCGGGGGGAGACGCCCGGCCGGGTCATCATCCAGACATGCCGGCCCGACCACTACGCAGTGCGGCTGGCGCAGCAGCAGGATTATGTCGGCCTCTATGCCGAAGAGATCGAGCTGCGCCGGCAACTGGCCTATCCGCCCCTGACCCGGCTGGTGAATGTGCGCCTGAGCGGTGAGCATGAGGCCGAGGTCGAGCGGGGGGCGGGCGCTGTCGCCGCGTTTTTGCGACGCAAGGCCGGCCCGGTGGTGGTGCTTGGTCCGGCGCCGGCGCCGCTTGTCAAAATAAAGGACCGGGTGCGCTGGCAGCTGCTTTTGAAAAGCTCTGACCTGCACGCGCTCCATGCCCTGTGCGACGAACTCTGCAGCCAGAAACACCGGCTCTGCCCGAGAAATACGACCCTGCAGGTGGATGTGGATCCGGAGAACATGCTGTAG